The genomic segment TCTCATACAGCAGAGGAATGTCCATAAAGACGATCTCGGCTCCATTCGCTTCCGCTGCTTCGGCCTCTTCCCGCATAACGCGGCGTACCTCGGGATGGACGATGGCGTTCAGCTTTTGACGCTCGGACTCGTCCGAAAACACGATCTCACCTAGTTTTTTCCGATCAATCTGACCATCTTCCAATAGGATTTCTCGTCCAAAATGGCGCACGATCGCTTCATAGGCCAATTTACCTGGTTCTACGACCTCTCTGGCGATCTGGTCAGCGTCGATGACAGGAATTCCGCGCTCTCGAAGCATACCTGTCACCGTGCTTTTCCCAGTGGCAATTCCGCCTGTTAATCCTAGTATCATGCCCATCCTCCTCCCTTGGTAGAACTGTTATAACTTTTGGCAGGTTGGGCAAATATGTGTCCCTCTGCCGCCGACTACAAACCGAATGATTTCGGCCCCGCACTTCGTGCACGCCTCATCTTTTCGCCCATACACCAAAAGCGATTGCTGGAACATGCCCATCTCGCCCTGTCCGTTCACATACGACTTGATGGAGCTGCCCCCTTGTTCTACCGCTTCTTGCAAGGTAGAGACGATACTTTCGTGCAGTCGGATAACTTCTTTATCTGTCAGCGTTCCTGCTGGTTTCTCCGGATGAATGCCTGCTTTAAAGAGTGACTCGTCCACATAAATATTCCCCAGCCCTACAATACATTCCTGGTTTAGGAGAAGCGGCTTAATTTTTGTTGACCGTCCTTTTAACAATTTCCCCAAAACTTCAGGAGTAAAACTTTTATCTAGCGGTTCTACCCCCAGCTTTGCCAAAGGTCCGACAGTTGTTTCCTTCCCCTTAGGGAACAGATCCATCGTCCCGAACTGGCGAACATCCCGATAACGCAGCTCCGTTCCGTCCGTAAAATGGAAGACGACATGGGTATGCTTCTCAACGGGATCATCCGCCTGATACACGCCATAGCGCCCTTCCATACGCAGATGGGACACGAGCACATCCTCGTTTAAGAAAAACTGAATGAATTTTGCCCGCCGTTGGATATCCTGGATGGTTTGTCCCACCAAGAGAGATTTGAAAGCTTCCACGTCATCTGGCTGACGCACAATGCGCGCCAAATGAACACTGACTCTCTCAATCGTTTTTCCCATGACCAAGCCACGCAGAGTCCGAACGACGGTTTCTACCTCCGGCAATTCTGGCATATGCCCTCCTCCTCTCGCTGTCTTTCCATCTTTATGTTCTAGGCATGCCTACTTCGCATCGTACCAGGTACGTCCGTCACTGACGTCCACCTTGAGCGGCACGTTGAGGGACAGCGCACTCTCCATCACTTCTGGCACCAGCTTGCGCATGACCTCCAGCTCATTTTCTGGCACTTCAAATACAAGCTCATCGTGCACCTGCAAAAGCATGCGGCTAGCGAGACCTTTCTCCTCGATTGCCTCTTGCATGCGAATCATCGCCAGCTTGATCACATCGGCAGCAGTACCCTGGATCGGCGTGTTCATTGCGGTACGCTCAGCAAACGAACGCAGGTTGAAGTTGCTGCTGCGAATATCAGGCAGGTAGCGGCGACGGTTCAACAAGGTCGTCACATAACCATCCGCCTTCGCCTGCTGGACGATTTCATCCATCCAGCGCTTCACACCGGAGAAGACATCAAAGTAGCGCTCAATGAAGTCACCGGCTTCTTTGCGGGTAATATTGAGGTTTTGCGACAGACCGTAGTCGCTGATGCCGTATACGATCCCGAAGTTGACCGCTTTGGCCTGACGGCGCATCAGCGAGGTCACTTCTTCCTCACTCACACCAAATACGTCCATGGCGGTGCGGGTATGAATATCCATTCCTTTTTGGAAGGCGTCAATCAAGTTCTCGTCTTGCGAAATGTGGGCCAAAATCCGCAGCTCAATCTGGGAATAGTCGGCCGCCAGCATGTACCAGCCGTCCTCCGACGGGATAAACGCCTCGCGAATCTTGCGTCCTTCTTCCATGCGGATCGGGATGTTTTGCAGATTCGGGTCCGTACTGGACAGTCGCCCTGTCGCCGTAGTTGCCTGGTTGTAAAGCGTATGCACCTTGCTCGTCTTCGTATGGATTTCCTTGGTCAAGCCCTCAATATACGTAGAGCGGAGCTTGCCGAGCTGACGGAAGGTCAGGATCGCATCGATAATCGGATGATACGGGGCGAGCTTCTCCAATACATCTGCACTGGTAGAAGGCCCTGTTTTGGTCTTTTTCAATACAGGCAGAGACAAGCGGTCAAACAAAATCTCACCCAATTGCTTCGGCGAGTTGATGTTGAACTCCCCACCTGCCAACTCGAAAATCTGTTCTGTCAGACCCGCGAGCTTTTTGTCCAAGTCTTCCCCCATTTGCACGAGGCGCTCACTGTTTACCTTCACGCCTTGCTTTTCCATGAGTGCCAGTACCATACTCAGCGGGGCTTCCAATTCTCCTAGCAGCTTTTCCATTTCGTTTTCCGCCAGCTGCTCGCGCAAGACAGGCACGCTCTGCCAGATGGCTGCCGCTTTATGCGCCACATGCTCGCTCAGCACGTCCATTTCAGGAACAAGACGCTTGGCACCCTTGCCGTACACCTCTTCATCTGACAATACCCGTGTCTGTGCGTATTGGGCCGCAATGCTATCCAAAGTCGGGTTGCTCTCAGCCGCATTCAGCAGGTAAGAAGCGAGGTACACATCAAAGCTGATGCCTTTTATCCCCAAATCATGCCAAGCGAGCCCAACCGTGTCTCGCTTGCCGTCAAATACCCACTTTTCCTTCGCCGGATCAGCCAGCCACTCACAGAGCGCCTTCCATTCCTTGGCTACGTCCCACGGAACGAACATCACCGTGTCATCCGCAGCCAGTCCAATCCCAAGGAATGGCGCATGATGATAGTTTTCCCCGTCCATTTCGATGTAAAGAGCCATTGGCGAAGTCAGCTTGGACTCGAACGCTGCTTTGTTTTCCTCTGAAATCCTCTCAAACGAAAACGGCTTGGCGTCTGCTTGTCCGCTTCCATCTGCTGGCTGTGCCACTTTGATCTTCGACAAGAGCGATTTGAACTCCATCTTTTTAAAGAACTCGCTGAGAGGTACACCATCATAGCCTTCATAGCCAGTCTCTTGCACATCCAGCTCCACAGGCGCTTCACGCAAAATGGTTGCCAAGGCTTTGCTCATGTTCGCCTTGTCTACATTCTCACGCAGGTTCTCTTGCAGCTTTTTGCCCGAGACTTTATCGATGTTTTCCAGTACTTGCTCAACAGAGCCATATTCGTGCAGCAGCTTCAGAGCCGTTTTCTCTCCGACACCAGGGACACCTGGAATGTTATCGGACGAATCGCCCATCAAGCCTTTCAGATCAATTATTTGCAGCGGCTTAAGGCCGTATTTTTCGTGAATTTCTTGCGGAGTGTACAACTCGATTTCGCTGACTCCCTTGCGCGTCAAAGCAACGGATACATGCTCGGACACGAGCTGCAGCATATCTTTGTCTCCGGTAATGACAGTCGTTTTCCAAGCTTGCTCATCAGCCTGCTTCGTCAACGTACCGATAATGTCATCCGCCTCGTAGCCTTCCAGCTCGAAACGTTTGATTGAGAAGGCATCCAACAGCTCCCGAATCAGTGGAAACTGTTCAGACAGCTCCGGCGGAGTTTTGCTGCGTCCCCCTTTGTACTCTGCATACTCGCTATGGCGAAACACGACTTTTCCCGCGTCAAAAGCAACCATGATATGCGTTGGCTTCATTTCCTCCAACACTTTTAACAGCATAGTCGTAAAGCCCAGCACTGCGTTCGTATGCAGTCCTGCCGATGTGGACAATAAAGGGAGCGCATAAAACGCCCGGTTCGCAACACTGTTTCCATCAATCAACACAAAATGACTCAAGGAATTCGACCCCTCTCGTTACAAAACTACTATCTTTAATCGTAACATAGGGCAAACAACAAACCAAGCCGTAGATATGGCGGGTAAAGAACAAGCTGATTGAACAGACTATGAAAAAAATGGACAAGGAAGGTGATTCGATGAATTGGAGGAAATCGCTTCCTCTCTTGCTCGCATTATTTCTATCCTTTGGCTCGTTGCCAGTAACGGCGACCCCTAGTGTGGAGCCCAAACCCGCTGAAAAAAAGCTGATCGCATTTGTCATCGATGATTTCGGAAACAACATGCAGGGGACAGAGGAAATTTTATCGATGCCCGTCCCTCTGACAATCGCCGTCATGCCGTTTCTGCCAAGCACGAAGCAGGATGCAGAGCTCGCCCATCAAAAAGGTCATGATGTCATCTTGCATATGCCGATGGAGCCGATGAAAGGAAAACGCTCCTGGCTTGGTCCCGGTGCCATTACGGCTGATCTGTCCGACGAAGAAATTCGCAGTCGCGTCGAGAAAGCGATTGACGATGTGCCTCACGCGATTGGCATGAACAATCATATGGGCTCAAAAATAACGGCTGACGAGCGGATCATGCGCATCATCATGAAAGTGGTCAAAGAACGCGGGCTGATCTATTTGGACAGCAAAACAACCGACAAGAGCGTTGCAGGTAAGGTTGCAGCTGAAATGGGCGTGCCTTTTGCAGAAAATCTCTATTTTCTCGATGATATCTATACGGTCCCCCATATTACGAAGCAAATGGAAAAGATCTGCCAAAGAATCGGAAACCATCCGATCTGCATCGCAATTGGTCATGTTGGACCTCCTGGCAAGAAAACAGCCTCCGTTCTGCGCCAGTACATCCCGCGAATTCAGAAGGAGGCCGAATTTGTAACCATTTCAAAGCTTATCCAGCAAACTGCCCATTAATTTTCGCCACCAGCTCTCCTCAACGCTCGCCTCCGTTTGCTTATTTCCCGACAACTTTACGTATTCGCTCACGGCTTCTGTAATGGCCTGAGCGATTTTTTCTTGTGATTTGGGATTCGTTAACATTTCGCGGTCCTGCGCGTTGCTGATAAAGCCCATCTCCACGATGACAGACGGACAGTAGTTATGACGGAGCATGTAGTACGTCTTTCCCCGGACTGGCTTTTCGTTGGTTCCTGTAAGCTTGTTCAGCGAGTTTTGCAGCAGCTCTGCCAACAGGTAGCTCTCTTCTGTGTTTTGATGCAAAATAATCGCGCCCCTGCGCCTTGGACTGGGCGACCAGTTTACATGCAAGCTGAGCATCATCTGTGGACCGATTTCTTTTGCCAAGTTTTTGCGCTGTGCCAAGTCTCGTATATGCCGCGATCGGTTGTCCAACCAACGATTGTCATCACTCAGGGCAACATCCTTGTTCCGATTCAAAGCCACCGTGTATCCGGCTGCTGTCAATTGCTGATACAGTCGTTTGGCAATTTGCAGATTGATGTCTTTTTCGTGTAAATCCCCATAAGAAGTACCCGAATCTACCCCTCCATGGCCAACATCAATCAAAATATGAAACGAGGTGAGCGGCAAGGCCTCGCTTCGCGTCGGGATACAAATGAGGATAAGCATGAAAGCAGCGATACGGAAAATAGCCAGTAAGTTTCTCATGCCAGTAGGATAACCGGATTGAAAAGAAACCTTTCAAAGGACCGGGTACACATAACATTGTGAATTTTTTAATCCAACTGTACAATTACAATAATGAAATATGACCTTACCTGCATAAGAAGGTGTACAAATGAATCAATCTTTGGAAAAACCGTTATTCCCCCCGTATTTGGCTCTCTTAATCGGGGTGATCGCCATTTCCTCTTCTGCGATCTTTGTAAAGCTATCGGATGCGCCTGCTCCGATTATCGCTACGTATCGCCTGATTTTTTCCGTTCTCTTAACGCTTCCTTTTTTATTCTGGAATCGTGGCGCCCTTGCAGAGATTGGAAAAATGTCCAAAAAAGTGTGGCTACTCTGTATTTTATCCGGAGCCTTTTTGGCAAGCCACTTTCTGTTGTGGTTTGAATCGCTGAACTACACGTCTGTTGCCAGTTCTACTGTGCTCGTTACCTTGCAGCCCTTATTTGCATTCATCGGCGGTTATTTCTTTTTTGGTGAAAAAGTTCGATTTCTGGCTCTATCTGGCGGCTTGCTGGCGATTGCGGGAAGCTTCGTGATTGGCTGGGGAGATTTTCAAGTAGGCGGCATGGCTTTATGGGGAGATTTCCTCGCATTGATGGGAGCAGTTACTGTGACGGGCTACTGGCTGGTCGGGCAGTACGTTCGCCAGCATATGTCCTCTTTTGCCTACACAATTGTCGTTTATACGGCCACCAGCGTGATTCTGGTCGCCTATGATCTGGCTCTCGGGTATTCGCTCGTCGGTTACCCTGCGGCGGATTGGGGCTGGTTCTTCTGTCTCGCCCTGTTCCCGACCTTACTTGGACATTCTATTTTTAACTGGATTATTAAATGGCTCAATACGACGACGATATCCATGGGGATTTTGGGAGAACCGATCGGGACTGCGATTCTCGCTTACTTCATCTTGGGTGAAGTGGTAACGCCTCCGCAATGGATTGGCGGCTTGATCATTATCGCAGGCATTTATGTGTTCATTCGTTTTAACCAACCTGCTAAAGGAGTGTCCTCCATTGAACAAGCAACCGGAGAACCGAAAAAGCTTGCGTGAATTCGTCAAGGGACTGAACATTTGGGCGAAGATTGGCTGGACAATTCTTCTTGGCTACATCGTAGGACGGATTTTGTACTGGTTATTTAAAATAATGACCTAACAGCAAAAGGGGCAATTCCAAAGAAGTCTTCGATAAGACTTGCGGAATTGCCCCTTGCTATTAGGCTGTCGCCTTCTCGGTTGCGGGTATCTCTTGCTTTTTTTTCGGCTTTTTATGCAGGAAGTACAGAAGTGGAATCGAGAGGACAATAGGAATAACGGAAACGAGGAAAGTATCCCCGATACCTTGGACCAACGATTCTTTTGCCATCATTCCGTACAAAATCGTGCTGGCTCCCCCAGTCGCACTCGCCGCATCTACCCCTACTTGTGCATACATTCCGGAAATGCCACTGATAAACGGCATCGCCATATCCGTATTCAAGTTTTCAGAGATTGAAGCCATGTGAAAATTTTGACGCGCCTGCATGATCACGGTCAAAATCGCAATGGCAAACGAGCTCATAACCTGACGCAAGACGTTGGACAGCGGAGAAGCATCCCCCACACTTGCACGCGGAACAGCGTTCATCCCTACCGTAGACAGCGTCATCATACACAATCCGATCCCAATCCCGCGAATGGTCAAGATCATATCGATCCACGAGTGCATGCTGTCAGCAGATAGATTGTGCAGTTCATACGTCGTGACGCTCATGATGGTCAAGCCGATCAACCCGATCGGTCCGATCCCGTATTTATCCATCAGCTTTCCGCTGATTGGCATCATGATCGCCATGGCAATCGATTGCGGCATCAGCAGGATTCCAGACTCCATCGCCGTCAATCCCTGAATGTTCTGGAGGAAAATCGGCATCAGGAAGATACCGCCCATCATCCCCATCATGACGAAGCCAGAAGTCAAAATGCTGATAGTAAAGGTAGGAATCTTCAAAAGCCGCAAATCGAGCAGCGGACTTTCCTTCCCCAGCTCGACCCAAACAAACAGGATCAAGCTCATCACGGCAATGAAAAACAGACTGACGATGAAAAAGGAGGTCCAACCCTCTGCTTGCCCTTTACTTAAGGCGAGCAGCAGCGTCCCGAAACCGACGATAGCGAGAAATGCTCCCATAAAGTCGAACTTCAGCTCTGGCTTTTTCGGCGTTTCCTTGAGCAGAACGATACTCATGATCACCGCAAAAATACCAAAGGGTACACCGACCAGAAAAAGAAATTGCCAGCTTAAAAATTCGATGAGATATCCACCTAATGTCGGGCCCAGCGCAGGGGCTGTCATGGAAGCAATCCCGAATATCCCCAATGCCATGCCGATCTTTTCACGCGGAACAATCATGTAAATCATCGACATCCCGATTGGCATGATCATCCCCCCGCTGACACCTTGCACGACGCGAAAGGCAATCAACGAAGAGTCACTCCACGCCAAAGCACAAAGGATAGACGAAAAAGTAAACGCGGATAAGGAGAATACAAATATTTTTTTCGCCCCGAATTTGGCGGACAACGAGCCGCTCATCGGAATCATGACGGCGTTTGCCAGCATATATCCGGTCAATACCCACTGCATGGTCTCTGTGGTCGAACCAAAAATATTGACCATGGCTGGCAGGGCAACGTTAATTAAACTATTGTTCAGAATCGCAACGAAGGTTCCTGAGAGGATTGCGAGAAGAGACAGCCACATGCCGCCGTTCCCGCTTTTCTCCTCTCGGTGTGCCACCGCTTCCGCCATGTGTCATCACCCCCGTTAGTTTGCGATCACCTTGCTGCCCTCGGACAATTTGTCTGTCGGGTTCAGCACAATTTGATCATTGTCTTTGACGCCATTCGTGACAGTTGTCCATTCGCCGCTTGCGTTCTCTACCGCAACTTCCACCTGGTGTACAACGTTGTCGTCTACGGTATAGACGTAATGCTTGCTGTCCTTTTCCAGCACGGCTGAAGTCGGCAATTTTGTTCCTGGCGTTGCCTGACCTTGGAGCATGACCTCTGCTACCATACCTGCGCGCAGCAAGCCGTCCTTATTATTTACTTTCACTTTGACTGGGAAAGAACTGCTGTTGGCATCCGAAATCGGAGAGACAAACTCAACGGTACCTTTCAGCACTTTGCCCCCCAGACTGCCTACCTTCACATCAACGGTAGAGCCGACCTTCACTTGGTTGATTTGGTTTTCCGGTACGCTTGCTTCTACTTTGACATCTGCCATATTCACAAGCACCATGAGAGGCGTCCCCGCTGCTGCCATTTCTCCCGGATCAACCGAGCGCTTGGCGACGATACCTGTGATTGGCGCACGAATAATGGTATTGTCATAATTGCTTTTCGCCAGCTCCAGATTGGAGCCCAAACGGCTTACTTCTGCTTGCAGAGCCGCTACCGTGTCAGCAGTTGGGCCTGCTTTTGCCAGATCGTATTGGGCTTGCGCCTGTTCAAGACCTGTGCGTGCTTTTTCCAAATCCAACGAAGATTTCTCCAACTCCGCTTGGGACAATGCCCCTGCATCAAACAATGCTTTCATTCGATTGTAATTGCTCTCGACCACCTTCAGGCTGGCTTCTGCCTGCGTGACAATACTTGCAAGCTGCGTCAGTTGCTCATTGCGCGCACCTGCTTTAGTATCTCTCAGCTTTGCCTGAGCGCCTGCAATGGCTGCCTGTGCCTGGTTGATCTGCTGCTGATAATCGGCTGCCTCCAGCTTGACCAGAACATCGCCTTGCTTGACGATTGCGCCTTCTTTTGCATTCACGCTCGCTGCTTTTCCAGATACTTTAGAAACGACTTGGATCTCCTCAGATGCTGCCACCTTACCATTGGCGATGACACCCGTAGAGGCAGAGGTCACCTTCCACGTCTTCACGACAGGGACGTTCTCGCTCGTTTGCGATGCAGAAGATGTCTCGCTACAGCCCGCCGTAATCAGCGAAACGGCCGCCATGACTGCAGCGATTGTTTTCCATTGTGCTGTCTTTTTCATGCTTGATTACATCTCCTTCACGTGCACTTTGATCTCGGCATTCAATCCGGCAACGAGGTCCAGACCGGCTGTGTCATCTATGGCGATTTTGATCGGAATACGCTGGGTTACCTTGGTGAAGTTCCCGCTCGTATTGGTCGCTGGCATCAAGGAAAATGTAGAATTCGTCGCTTTTCCGATCTCCATCAAATGACCGCCCAATTTCTTACCTGGGTAAGCGTCAAGCGTAAAATCGACTTTTTGGCCGAGTTTCAACCGTTCGATCTCAGTCTCTTCCAAATTGGCGGAGATGTACAATTTGCTTTCGTCAATTACGAGAGCTACCGATTGCCCTGTCGAAACAATCTCTCCCTCTTTTGCTTGCGTTTTAATCACGGTACCTGTAATGGGGGAGCGCAACACGCTGTTTTCCAGCATCGTCGTTGCTACGTTAGTTGTATCCTGCTGTCCTACGATTTGATCCGCTATAACGGTGTCGCCTTCTTTGACAGCGAGTCCGGTCAGTTTGCCTGTCATTTTTGGCATAACGCGATAAATGTCTCCCGTAATCCGGGCATCTTGTGTGGTCACATAATGCGCACCTTGATACCAATAGTAGTAACCGATTCCTCCACCACCTGCCACGAACAGGAGCAAAATGACATACAAAACCAGTTTTCGCTTCATGGTTTCTCCTCAACTTTCTCGTTCTTCTAGTTTCGCAATCAATGTTTCCATCGACTGAATAATGATGTCTAAATCCTCATCGGAAAATCCATGGAAAATACGCTTGTAAAAGTTCTCTGAGAAAAAATCAACCTTTGCGAACAGCTCGGAAATCTTCGGTGTTTTACGAATCCAGACAACACGCCGGTCATTCTCATCACGTACACGTTCTACGAGTTGTTCACGTTCCAAACGATCAATGATGCCAGAAACGGTGCTGTACGATAAGTCTACGGCTTTGCTTATCTGACCGATCGTTTTGGGATCAGGATGTATTTCTCGAATGACCATTAGCTGCGGGACAGTCACACCATATTGGGACAGTTCTTTTGTGGCCATCGTGCCAAATGTCTTGTTCAACCGTTTTAACAAGTCCCGAATATGCAGTGATTTATTCATAGCGCACTCCTTTCTTAAGTAATATTTCGTGTACGAAATTTATCACATGAAAACTATACGATGTTTTTCTTTCCGTGGCAACTATTTCTTTAGGTTAAACTTTAACTAGGCAACCTTTTAAGAGCGTGCGTTAAGTCGGGCTGTCGTGCTGGGGCGGAAACAGGAGAAAACGCTCCAGCTTCTAGGGCCACCCGCTGTGGGATTGACTGCCCGACTCCATGCAAAAAGCGAAACCGCGTCCAAAGTGGTCCATTCAGGATGTGTTTCAGAGGTGGACGCTTAAAGTCGTGTTTCGCTTTTTGCATTCCGTCTCGGTCGGCGTCCCTAAGATCTTCGCTTATTTCTCCTGTTTCCTCTACGAGCTTTCCGTGTTAAACGGGTTTTAAAAGCCTTAAAAGAATGAAGAATGTAGTCAGTTACGCTAGAGAAGAATATTTCCAGACGTAGCGACTTGGGGAGTCCTACCGAGCGGAGAAGGGATTTGCGGGCAAAAGAAACGCAACGTGCCCCTACGTCGAAGCGGCTACCACTTTTGCGTTTCCCCGCAAATCCCTTCGGAGCGGACAGTCTTAGCCCTCAGCAGGACGGAGCCTGGAGCCTAGACTGGAAATATTCTTCTCCTCACCGCAGCCTCATATCCAAGACGCAAAAAAAAACCGACACCCCCAACTTATCTCTAAGGGCTTGCCGGCTCATTTTCATTCAAAATAGATGGAGCATCCGGTGCTTCCTCAGGAGTCGTGCGGCGCACGCTTGGTACATTTCTTGGCTCATGCTCAATTTCTGGAAAAGAGTGAACCGTCACGTACATGCTTCCGTTACTCGCGATCGCACGGATCAAGACAGGATAGGCGTATTTGTTTTGAAACACAAAATCAGGGCCGTACCAGCTCACTGTTGCATCGCGGCCAGGTGGTACGTAGGCTACGTTTCGACTGTGGGAATAGCGTTGCATAATATGCAGACCTGCCTTGTCTACTGCATTGAACAAGGTAGACGATACTTGGCAAATTCCTCCCCCGATGCCTTCCGACAGCTCTCCCCTGACAATAATGGGCGCCTGCAAATACCCTTTTTCTTTTGTACGCTTGCCCACGACCTTATTAAAAGAAAAGATTTCTCCTGGCAATACCACGTAATTGTTAATCGCCTGCGCGGCGAGCTTGATGTTGTGTACACGATTTCGGTTGCCTGCATTGAAATAGGTCGCATATTGTCCGATCCTTTTTTTCCGAACCTGACTGATAAGAGCTTTGTCTACCTTCGGGAATACCTCTTTGTAGCTGACATTCATGCTTGCGGCTCCCGCACCGTAAAAATAATCGTAGAACCGTGTGCGAAATGCCAGGTCATCTAACCTTCTTCCCTTGGTTTCTGGAACAATGGCCCCTGCGTTATTTATCGTCGCATTGATGGGCTCGATGTACGCTTTTTTCGCCAACTCTTCCACCATTCGCGCAAGCTTGCTTTCATCGACCAAAGGAAC from the Brevibacillus brevis genome contains:
- the coaE gene encoding dephospho-CoA kinase (Dephospho-CoA kinase (CoaE) performs the final step in coenzyme A biosynthesis.), with product MGMILGLTGGIATGKSTVTGMLRERGIPVIDADQIAREVVEPGKLAYEAIVRHFGREILLEDGQIDRKKLGEIVFSDESERQKLNAIVHPEVRRVMREEAEAAEANGAEIVFMDIPLLYESKLTHMVEKIVVVYAPYEMQLARMLERDELEEEQARKRLRAQFPIDQKKQGADFLIDNSGSREETERQVEAVLAAIRSERQS
- the mutM gene encoding DNA-formamidopyrimidine glycosylase, with amino-acid sequence MPELPEVETVVRTLRGLVMGKTIERVSVHLARIVRQPDDVEAFKSLLVGQTIQDIQRRAKFIQFFLNEDVLVSHLRMEGRYGVYQADDPVEKHTHVVFHFTDGTELRYRDVRQFGTMDLFPKGKETTVGPLAKLGVEPLDKSFTPEVLGKLLKGRSTKIKPLLLNQECIVGLGNIYVDESLFKAGIHPEKPAGTLTDKEVIRLHESIVSTLQEAVEQGGSSIKSYVNGQGEMGMFQQSLLVYGRKDEACTKCGAEIIRFVVGGRGTHICPTCQKL
- the polA gene encoding DNA polymerase I — protein: MSHFVLIDGNSVANRAFYALPLLSTSAGLHTNAVLGFTTMLLKVLEEMKPTHIMVAFDAGKVVFRHSEYAEYKGGRSKTPPELSEQFPLIRELLDAFSIKRFELEGYEADDIIGTLTKQADEQAWKTTVITGDKDMLQLVSEHVSVALTRKGVSEIELYTPQEIHEKYGLKPLQIIDLKGLMGDSSDNIPGVPGVGEKTALKLLHEYGSVEQVLENIDKVSGKKLQENLRENVDKANMSKALATILREAPVELDVQETGYEGYDGVPLSEFFKKMEFKSLLSKIKVAQPADGSGQADAKPFSFERISEENKAAFESKLTSPMALYIEMDGENYHHAPFLGIGLAADDTVMFVPWDVAKEWKALCEWLADPAKEKWVFDGKRDTVGLAWHDLGIKGISFDVYLASYLLNAAESNPTLDSIAAQYAQTRVLSDEEVYGKGAKRLVPEMDVLSEHVAHKAAAIWQSVPVLREQLAENEMEKLLGELEAPLSMVLALMEKQGVKVNSERLVQMGEDLDKKLAGLTEQIFELAGGEFNINSPKQLGEILFDRLSLPVLKKTKTGPSTSADVLEKLAPYHPIIDAILTFRQLGKLRSTYIEGLTKEIHTKTSKVHTLYNQATTATGRLSSTDPNLQNIPIRMEEGRKIREAFIPSEDGWYMLAADYSQIELRILAHISQDENLIDAFQKGMDIHTRTAMDVFGVSEEEVTSLMRRQAKAVNFGIVYGISDYGLSQNLNITRKEAGDFIERYFDVFSGVKRWMDEIVQQAKADGYVTTLLNRRRYLPDIRSSNFNLRSFAERTAMNTPIQGTAADVIKLAMIRMQEAIEEKGLASRMLLQVHDELVFEVPENELEVMRKLVPEVMESALSLNVPLKVDVSDGRTWYDAK
- a CDS encoding divergent polysaccharide deacetylase family protein, with translation MKKMDKEGDSMNWRKSLPLLLALFLSFGSLPVTATPSVEPKPAEKKLIAFVIDDFGNNMQGTEEILSMPVPLTIAVMPFLPSTKQDAELAHQKGHDVILHMPMEPMKGKRSWLGPGAITADLSDEEIRSRVEKAIDDVPHAIGMNNHMGSKITADERIMRIIMKVVKERGLIYLDSKTTDKSVAGKVAAEMGVPFAENLYFLDDIYTVPHITKQMEKICQRIGNHPICIAIGHVGPPGKKTASVLRQYIPRIQKEAEFVTISKLIQQTAH
- a CDS encoding N-acetylmuramoyl-L-alanine amidase family protein gives rise to the protein MRNLLAIFRIAAFMLILICIPTRSEALPLTSFHILIDVGHGGVDSGTSYGDLHEKDINLQIAKRLYQQLTAAGYTVALNRNKDVALSDDNRWLDNRSRHIRDLAQRKNLAKEIGPQMMLSLHVNWSPSPRRRGAIILHQNTEESYLLAELLQNSLNKLTGTNEKPVRGKTYYMLRHNYCPSVIVEMGFISNAQDREMLTNPKSQEKIAQAITEAVSEYVKLSGNKQTEASVEESWWRKLMGSLLDKL
- a CDS encoding DMT family transporter, whose product is MNQSLEKPLFPPYLALLIGVIAISSSAIFVKLSDAPAPIIATYRLIFSVLLTLPFLFWNRGALAEIGKMSKKVWLLCILSGAFLASHFLLWFESLNYTSVASSTVLVTLQPLFAFIGGYFFFGEKVRFLALSGGLLAIAGSFVIGWGDFQVGGMALWGDFLALMGAVTVTGYWLVGQYVRQHMSSFAYTIVVYTATSVILVAYDLALGYSLVGYPAADWGWFFCLALFPTLLGHSIFNWIIKWLNTTTISMGILGEPIGTAILAYFILGEVVTPPQWIGGLIIIAGIYVFIRFNQPAKGVSSIEQATGEPKKLA
- a CDS encoding DHA2 family efflux MFS transporter permease subunit; translated protein: MAEAVAHREEKSGNGGMWLSLLAILSGTFVAILNNSLINVALPAMVNIFGSTTETMQWVLTGYMLANAVMIPMSGSLSAKFGAKKIFVFSLSAFTFSSILCALAWSDSSLIAFRVVQGVSGGMIMPIGMSMIYMIVPREKIGMALGIFGIASMTAPALGPTLGGYLIEFLSWQFLFLVGVPFGIFAVIMSIVLLKETPKKPELKFDFMGAFLAIVGFGTLLLALSKGQAEGWTSFFIVSLFFIAVMSLILFVWVELGKESPLLDLRLLKIPTFTISILTSGFVMMGMMGGIFLMPIFLQNIQGLTAMESGILLMPQSIAMAIMMPISGKLMDKYGIGPIGLIGLTIMSVTTYELHNLSADSMHSWIDMILTIRGIGIGLCMMTLSTVGMNAVPRASVGDASPLSNVLRQVMSSFAIAILTVIMQARQNFHMASISENLNTDMAMPFISGISGMYAQVGVDAASATGGASTILYGMMAKESLVQGIGDTFLVSVIPIVLSIPLLYFLHKKPKKKQEIPATEKATA
- a CDS encoding efflux RND transporter periplasmic adaptor subunit; this encodes MKKTAQWKTIAAVMAAVSLITAGCSETSSASQTSENVPVVKTWKVTSASTGVIANGKVAASEEIQVVSKVSGKAASVNAKEGAIVKQGDVLVKLEAADYQQQINQAQAAIAGAQAKLRDTKAGARNEQLTQLASIVTQAEASLKVVESNYNRMKALFDAGALSQAELEKSSLDLEKARTGLEQAQAQYDLAKAGPTADTVAALQAEVSRLGSNLELAKSNYDNTIIRAPITGIVAKRSVDPGEMAAAGTPLMVLVNMADVKVEASVPENQINQVKVGSTVDVKVGSLGGKVLKGTVEFVSPISDANSSSFPVKVKVNNKDGLLRAGMVAEVMLQGQATPGTKLPTSAVLEKDSKHYVYTVDDNVVHQVEVAVENASGEWTTVTNGVKDNDQIVLNPTDKLSEGSKVIAN